From Diospyros lotus cultivar Yz01 chromosome 4, ASM1463336v1, whole genome shotgun sequence, a single genomic window includes:
- the LOC127800669 gene encoding NAC domain-containing protein 2, translated as MTSGANCGYPQLELPPGFRFHPTDDELVMHYLCRKCAAQQIAVPIIAEIDLYKFDPWQLPDMALYGEKEWYFFSPRDRKYPNGSRPNRAAGTGYWKATGADKPIGKPKPVGIKKALVFYAGKAPKGLKTNWIMHEYRLANVDRSAGKKNNLRLDDWVLCRIYNKKGSIEKHFPADRKFVEASEFEDQKPDILSGYGAMPPPAVLPPLAPHMAAGNDLLHFETSDSMPRLHTDSSGSEHVTSPEFTYEKEVQSQPKWNDFGNAPDFQFNYMDAFPDDTFAPPMQYPPDPLYPMQDMFMYIQKPF; from the exons ATGACGAGTGGAGCCAATTGTGGGTACCCTCAGCTGGAGCTGCCGCCGGGGTTCCGATTCCATCCCACCGACGATGAGCTCGTGATGCACTACCTCTGCCGGAAATGCGCCGCCCAGCAGATCGCCGTCCCCATCATTGCAGAGATCGATCTCTACAAGTTTGATCCGTGGCAACTTCCAG ATATGGCTCTGTATGGAGAGAAAGAATGGTACTTCTTCTCGCCGAGAGACCGGAAATATCCGAACGGGTCACGGCCAAACAGGGCGGCCGGAACCGGGTACTGGAAGGCCACCGGAGCCGACAAGCCGATCGGGAAGCCGAAGCCGGTGGGGATCAAGAAGGCTCTGGTTTTCTATGCCGGAAAAGCTCCCAAAGGGCTCAAGACCAACTGGATTATGCACGAGTACCGCCTCGCCAACGTCGACCGATCGGCCGGCAAGAAAAACAATCTAAGG CTCGACGATTGGGTACTGTGCCGAATATACAACAAAAAGGGTTCCATCGAGAAGCACTTTCCGGCGGACAGAAAATTCGTGGAAGCTTCCGAATTCGAGGACCAGAAGCCCGACATTTTATCGGGCTACGGCGCGATGCCTCCGCCGGCGGTGCTGCCGCCACTGGCGCCGCACATGGCGGCGGGGAACGACTTGCTGCACTTCGAGACGTCGGACTCGATGCCGAGGCTGCACACGGACTCGAGCGGGTCGGAGCACGTGACGTCGCCGGAGTTCACGTACGAGAAGGAGGTCCAGAGCCAGCCCAAGTGGAACGACTTCGGAAATGCCCCCGATTTTCAGTTTAATTACATGGATGCCTTTCCGGATGACACTTTCGCCCCTCCGATGCAGTATCCACCCGACCCGCTTTATCCGATGCAGGACATGTTCATGTACATCCAGAAGCCATTTTGA